In Panthera uncia isolate 11264 chromosome B4, Puncia_PCG_1.0, whole genome shotgun sequence, one genomic interval encodes:
- the LOC125919634 gene encoding MIEF1 upstream open reading frame protein: MAPWSREAVLSLYRALLRQGRELRYTDRDFYLASIRREFRKNQKLEDPEARERQLEKGLVFLHSKLGGII; encoded by the coding sequence ATGGCCCCATGGAGCCGAGAGGCGGTGCTCAGTCTGTACCGGGCCCTGCTGCGCCAGGGTCGAGAGCTTCGCTACACTGATCGAGACTTCTATCTTGCCTCCATCCGCCGTGAGTTCCGGAAAAACCAGAAGCTAGAGGATCCTGAGGCCCGGGAGAGGCAGCTGGAAAAGGGCCTGGTCTTCCTCCACAGCAAATTGGGGGGGATTATTTAG
- the LOC125919631 gene encoding mitochondrial dynamics protein MID51, translating into MAGSGERKGKKDDNGIGTAIDFVLSNARLVLGVGGAAMLGIATLAVKRMYDRAISAPTSPTRLSHSGKRSWEEPNWMGSPRLLNKEMKTGLSRSLQTLPTDSSAFDADTFCPPRPKPLARKGQVDLKKSRLRMSLQEKLLTYYRNRAAIPAGEQARAKQAAVDICAELRSFLRAKLPDMPLRDMYLSGSLYDDLQVVTADHIQLIVPLVLEQNLWSCIPGEDTIMNVPGFCLVRRENPEYFPRGSSYWDRCVVGGYLSPKTVADTFEKVVAGSINWPAIGSLLDYVIRPAPPPEALTLEVQYERDKHLVIDFLPSVTLGDTVLVARPHRLAQYDNLWRLSLRPAETARLRALDQADSGCRSLCLKILKAICKSTPALGHLTASQLTNVILHLAQEEADWSPDMLADRFLQALRGLISYLEAGVLPSALNPKVNLFAELTPEEIDELGYTLYCSLSEPEVLLHT; encoded by the exons ATGGCAGGCTCTGGTGAGCGCAAAGGCAAGAAGGATGACAATGGCATCGGCACGGCCATTGATTTTGTGCTCTCCAATGCCCGGCTGGTGCTGGGGGTGGGCGGAGCAGCCATGCTGGGCATCGCCACGCTGGCAGTTAAGCGG ATGTACGATAGGGCGATCAGTGCCCCTACCAGCCCCACCCGCCTGAGCCATTCAGGGAAGAGGAGCTGGGAAGAACCGAACTGGATGGGCTCGCCCCGACtgctgaataaagaaatgaagacaggCCTGAGCCGGTCCCTGCAGACCCTTCCCACAGACTCCTCAGCCTTTGACGCAG ATACATTCTGCCCGCCCCGGCCCAAGCCATTGGCCAGGAAGGGCCAGGTAGACTTGAAGAAGTCACGGCTCCGCATGTCCCTGCAGGAGAAACTTCTTACTTACTACCGGAACCGGGCGGCCATCCCTGCTGGCGAGCAGGCTCGGGCCAAGCAAGCTGCCGTGGACATATGTGCCGAGCTCCGGAGCTTCCTGCGGGCCAAGTTGCCGGACATGCCGCTCCGGGACATGTACCTGAGTGGCAGCCTCTATGACGACCTGCAG GTGGTGACAGCTGACCACATCCAACTCATCGTGCCCCTGGTGCTGGAGCAGAACCTGTGGTCGTGTATCCCTGGTGAGGACACCATCATGAACGTCCCCGGCTTCTGCCTGGTTCGCCGTGAGAACCCAGAGTATTTTCCTCGCGGTAGCAGCTACTGGGACCGCTGCGTAGTAGGGGGCTACCTTTCCCCCAAGACGGTGGCAGACACATTTGAGAAGGTAGTGGCTGGCTCCATCAACTGGCCAGCCATAGGGTCCCTCTTGGACTACGTGATCCGACCGGCACCACCCCCAGAAGCCCTGACTTTGGAAGTGCAGTATGAGCGCGACAAGCATCTCGTCATTGACTTCCTGCCGTCGGTGACCCTCGGCGACACCGTCTTGGTAGCCAGACCACACCGGCTGGCCCAGTACGACAACCTATGGCGGCTGAGCCTGCGGCCCGCAGAGACGGCTCGCCTGCGGGCTCTGGACCAGGCCGACTCGGGCTGCCGATCTCTGTGCCTCAAGATCCTCAAGGCCATATGCAAGTCCACTCCGGCTCTGGGCCACCTCACTGCCAGCCAGCTCACCAACGTCATCCTCCACTTGGCCCAGGAGGAGGCTGACTGGTCTCCGGATATGTTGGCCGACCGATTCTTGCAGGCCTTGAGGGGACTCATCAGCTACCTAGAGGCCGGAGTCCTGCCCAGTGCCCTGAACCCCAAGGTGAACTTGTTTGCAGAGCTCACTCCTGAAGAAATAGATGAATTGGGATATACTCTCTATTGCTCCTTGTCTGAGCCGGAGGTGCTGCTGCACACGTAG
- the ATF4 gene encoding cyclic AMP-dependent transcription factor ATF-4: MAEMMSFLSSEVLGGDLMSPFDQSGLGAEVSLGLLDDYLEVAKHFKPHGFSSDKAKAGSSEWLAVDGLVSASDNGKEDAFSGTDWMVEKMDLKEFDFDSLFNIDDLETMPDELLATLDDTCDLFDPLVQETNKEPPQTMNPIGHLPESLPKTDQVAPYTFLQPLSLSPGALSSTPDHSFSLELGSEVDISEGDRKPDSTAYILMIPQCIKEEDAPSDNDSGICMSPESYLGSPQHSPSTARGSPSKSQLSPCNLCGSARPKPYDPPGEKTAAKVKVEKLDKKLKKMEQNKTAATRYRQKKRAEQEALTGECKELEKKNEALKERADSLAKEIQYLKDLIEEVRKAREKKRVP, encoded by the exons ATGGCCGAGATGATGAGCTTCCTGAGCAGCGAGGTGTTGGGGGGGGACTTGATGTCCCCCTTCGACCAGTCGGGTTTGGGGGCTGAAGTAAGCCTAGGTCTCTTAGACGATTACCTGGAGGTGGCCAAGCACTTCAAACCTCATGGGTTCTCCAGCGACAAGGCTAAGGCGGGCTCCTCCGAATGGCTGGCTGTGGATGGGTTGGTCAGTGCCTCAGACAACGGCAAGG AGGATGCCTTCTCCGGGACAGATTGGATGGTGGAGAAAATGGATCTGAAGGAGTTTGACTTTGATTCTCTGTTCAATATAGATGACCTGGAAACCATGCCAGATGAGCTTTTGGCCACTTTGGATGACACGTGTGATCTCTTTGACCCCCTAGTCCAGGAGACGAATAAGGAGCCCCCCCAGACCATGAACCCAATTGGCCATCTCCCAGAAAGTTTACCCAAAACAGACCAGGTTGCCCCTTATACCTTCCTgcaacctctttctctctccccaggggCCCTTTCCTCCACTCCAGATCATTCCTTTAGTTTAGAGCTAGGCAGTGAGGTGGATATCTCTGAAGGAGATAGAAAGCCAGACTCTACTGCTTACATTCTCATGATCCCACAGTGCATAAAGGAGGAGGATGCCCCGTCAGATAATGATAGTGGCATCTGTATGAGTCCTGAGTCCTATCTGGGGTCCCCCCAGCATAGCCCCTCGACTGCAAGGGGCTCTCCAAGTAAGAGCCAGCTGTCTCCATGTAACCTCTGTGGTTCTGCCCGCCCCAAACCCTACGATCCCCCTGGAGAGAAAACGGCAGCAAAAGTAAAGGTGGAGAAGTTGGataagaagctgaaaaaaatggaGCAGAACAAGACAGCAGCCACTAGGTACCGCCAGAAGAAGAGGGCGGAGCAAGAGGCCCTTACCGGCGAGTGTAAAGAGCTAGAAAAGAAGAACGAGGCTCTGAAAGAGAGGGCAGACTCTTTGGCCAAGGAGATACAATATCTGAAAGATTTGATAGAAGAGGTCCGAAAGgccagggagaagaaaagggtCCCCTAG
- the RPS19BP1 gene encoding active regulator of SIRT1, which yields MSAALLRRGLELLGAPEAPQAAPGQAKPSGASVKRTRKAKATQVQKLRNSAKGKVPKSALAEFQKRECQSYLGVNLKFMTSARSTVAESVTQQIVRQNRGRKACDRPVAKTKKKKKAEGTVFTEEDFQKFQQEYFGS from the exons ATGTCGGCGGCCCTGCTGCGGCGGGGCCTAGAGCTGCTGGGGGCGCCAGAGG CCCCCCAGGCCGCGCCAGGCCAGGCCAAGCCGAGCGGGGCTTCGGTGAAGCGGACCCGGAAAGCGAAGGCTACCCAAGTCCAGAAACTGCGGAACTCGGCCAAGGGAAAGGTGCCCAAGTCGGCGCTTG CTGAGTTCCAGAAGCGAGAGTGTCAAAGCTACCTCGGAGTCAACCTGAAGTTTATGACCAGTGCAAGAAGCACAGTGGCTGAGTCAGTCACCCAGCAG ATTGTGCGCCAGAACCGGGGCCGCAAGGCCTGTGACCGACCTGTGGCcaagacgaagaagaagaagaaggctgaGGGCACCGTGTTCACTGAGGAAGACTTCCAGAAGTTCCAGCAGGAATACTTCGGCAGCTAG